The Oryza brachyantha chromosome 6, ObraRS2, whole genome shotgun sequence region TGCAATATGAGTGTCTATTTACATGATTCTTGATATCTGGAAATCCCTGATGCTTATTTATAGTCTGAATTCAGAAAGCGACAAGGTAGCCATAGtggtattttaattaaatttctgTTTAGTCATATTCTGTTtgatgttttaaatttaaatctctcACCTATATACATAAATGGGGCGTGTTCTCACTTGCAGTTTTTAACCAGAAGACCTTATATGATGCATACAAAAAGCGAACCAAGAACATTGACGTTGACATGGAGGCATACAATAAAGCAAAGGAAGCTGATCCTGAATTTTATCGGGACGCTTCAAGTCTTCAATATGGAAAGGTACTTACCATCACACCAAACCCTTTGTACAAAATTGAGTTTAAAATCCTGTTATGTAGTCCTTATCGGCGGCATGTGCATGGCACAGGTGTCTAAGGTGCCAGAAGAAAACATAGACAGGATGGTTAATGAGCTCAAGGAACGGGATGAGAAACGGAAAGCATTCAGCAGAAGGCGCAAGTTCCATGAAGACAAGGACATTGACTCGATCAATGACCGGAACGAACACTTCAACAAGAAGGTTGAGAGGGCATTTGGCAAGTATACTCTTGAGATTAAGAACAACCTCGAAAGGGGGACTGCCTTGCCAGATTAACAACCACGCACAATCTCCCAGCATGAACCTACCCATTCTACCTTTTGCTTGTAACCTATCAACGATTTGCGTGGAAACTGTAACTGTAAGAAAGCCAACTCCGATGTAATGACGTGCAAATATAGCATGCTTAAGCAGTTATGTATTCAGATGTGCCGAGTCATTAGTCGAAGACTTGTAGTGGTGGCTTTATGTATTCAAATGAGTTGAATCATTCAGTGTACTGGTGTACCCACACTTGTACAACTTACAAGAAAGTTGTGATAGTGAGCTTTGGGCAATCGCCGTGTTGAGCAGAAACCGCACAGCACAGCAACAAGAAGTCGTCTCCTCGGCGTGCTTGCATCGCCGAGACAGCAGCGCTGTTCAGACAGTCTGGATGATGTCTTGATTGTAATTGATTGCTCGTAGAGGAGAGCTAACAATTAAGGTGGATCCAGAGTTTTACATGACATTCATGCAGCGACTAGTATGCTATCTATAGgcttaaataagttgtcacgtGTGATAAACGCtgattaaataaagaaaaaaaagaaattgtatcTTATATGAGATATGATTTTCATGCAACACCTAAAACATAGCGTGAGGTAACTATTTACATGATAAAATGATGTCTATTTGTAGTTTCTTAATAACATGAAAAGATGTATAAATCATAATCATTCTTGTGTTATTACTGCTATTAAAATCTAAGTCGTTCGTTTTTCTCCCTACGTTATGTTTTGTATGCTACAACTGCCTCCAAACAAAAACACTCCTAGTCAGTCCATGTTGTATGTGCCTATATATCTTATGAGGCGACGTTTCGgtatatattacttatattataatactgctagtagaactaatcttgttcattgatttaaaagggtattttcGTACTctgattaatattatatttatatttattattttttatcacattacGCAcggagataaaaaaaaactcagcaAGACCTACTTACTATCCCAataaaaaagacgatattgCCCTCTTAgaattctactacacctaaaattattggtagtataatttaatcacaaccgttcaacaaaattagatcagcaatctagattaaattatactacaagtaatatgcaccgGAGTCAGCCACTTATATATgaagaaaactgaaaaaaaaaaaacaatcgcCCCTCCTGCCCTCCACATGTAAGGCATCACGTTCGcatgaaaattaaaacaaataaaaagctttttttttcctactcAATCCATCTATTggacttatttttaatcagCCCATAGACAATCGATGTTACGGTGAAAATTATCAGTTATCTGCTTATTATAGAGAGTATGTTAGAAGTATACTGCTATCGGTCAAGCAAGCCGGTGGGTATCAGAAAGTGACTATTCCTAACCTTAATTGCTTGGTGTAGTATTAAGCAGCGCTAATTAGACTGGTTGAGGTAGCAACATCATGAGACTGTGTTGGGAAACTGATTTGCATTAGCATTCATCTGTTGGCTGTTCAGTCATAGCTGAGACTTGTGCCAAATGAGTATATCACTTTCAGACTTTTAAGTGACCTTTTAGAGAGATCACTCTCATGTTACAGTTCTTgtggtttcctttttttcttcctagGTGAAGGGTAGCTAACAAACTGCAGATTTAATTTCATcgaaaatagttttattttctctaagatttccttgtttttttctttgatgttGTATTGCGCCACTTATCTGGTCTGGAAATCACTCGGTTTTTCCTCAGAAAAAAGAAGACTTTGTCAGAAAGTGTGATGGGATCAGGACGTCGTGAACGCATCACTTTCAGAGCATCTGGGACTTGAAGAATTTGGCAAGTGAAGAAGGATGTAGAGAAAACCATTCAGTAACcagagaaagaaataaaaatcaagaaatgACATCAGGCATGAGCAAATAATAAGGCGGTGGCTCTGTGCTGCACGGATGCCAAATACGCGGGAGATCGAATTAGCAATTAGCAACCAAAAGGAATCATCGTCTCGCGCGCAATTAAGGACGCCTTTTTGGCTCGTTTCCATCGTCCGCTCTGAACCTGACCGACCGGACGGGGAgaggtcgccgtcggcggccggCCACCGCGTCGCTCTCCCGCCTTTCGTCAATGAATCAGCCAAACTTAATTTCCCACGTCCAGATCTTTTTTTTaccccctctctcttctttgtgATGACCGAGCGAGCGAGTTGGCCATGGACGACAGGTGCCTACTTTTCGAGCTCATTTAGTCATTTATAACCGACGACGAGACAAGAGGACACCAGccaggtcgccgtcgccgtcgtcacggCGAGtggccgcctcgccctcctcccttGGAACCACGGCAACCACACGCGGGATATCACCTTACCTTACTCCCTCCGATCCCCtgcccccgccggcggcgaccagccAAAGTCCAAACTTCTCCGGCCGCAGGCATGCCGGCCGGCAGGATTCGATGCATGGTCCGtccacctcacctcaccaTGTGTGTGCACAGCATCCACGCGAAAAGGAGATGAAAAAGATGAGGATGCGAGGTTCTTTCTTCCGGCATGGCGGTGCGGTGCAGCCCCAccgccggagatcgacggCGAAAGCAAATCAGCTAGCCATTCACAGGCAAGCAGCTAGGCCGCTGCGGTTGCCATCGCCCACGCGGATCATGCCACTTTGGAGCTTGCTTTTTTGGCGACGAATAGAACCCAAATTTTTGGAGCTAAAAGCAGTAGCAACAGAAATGGACCACGGTATCCAAATCGCAATGAACATTCACTCAGTCGTTGGgtcaacaaaacaaattcgattgattgattgaacggaggcatgcatgcatgattgagAGTGTTCTTTTGGGGTGGGGGGATCTGACTTGCTCCAaacaatcaataaaaaaattatcgatTTGTACCAAACGCAATCAAAACTTCAAAAGCTCTCGTTTTTGCACAGTGTTAGTACGTGTACCGAATCGCATATGCCGCATGCGGCTTCGCCTACTCGGGCCGGGTCATCCTGGGCAGCACGTGCACCGCCACCACCCGCttcccggccggcgccgctaCCTCCCACatgcgcggcgccggcggcaattCCCTCCTCGCGGTTGACACCTTGGGCGGCCGCGCGATGTCCACCACCAACACCTTCGCGCCGCCGGGGGCCACCACGCATGccttgccgccggcgaccgccaTCTCGGCCGCGCCCTTGAGGCGCTCGGACTCGGCCACCGTTTTCCACCGGTCGGTGGCCCAGTCGTAGGCCGTCAGCGCACCGTGCTCCTCGTCGACCACGTAGATGGTGTCGCCGCTGTCCGGTGGAGACGCGGCCGCGGGGCCCTTCCACCCGGCGAGCATGCCGGGCGGCATGTCCTCCcagcggccggcgcggaggTCGAACACGGCGCCCTCCTTGGCGCCGCGGCTGCGGAGGTTGACCATGCAGACCTTCCCGCCGGAGCAGACGGCCTCCGCGGCGTCGCGGCTGAACCGTCCGTCGCGCAGCGGCGGGATCGGCtcccaggaggaggaggaggacggcgccgccgggtcCCACGTCGCGCCGGAGCGGGCGACGGCCAGGTCGtagccggcgccgacgccgccggcgacgaacaCCCGGCCCCgtgccgcgccggccgcgcaCCACCGGCGCGGGGATAGCGGGATCCGCGGGGCGAGCTGCCACCGCGGCGTGGGCGTCGCCGGGTCGAACACGAGCGGGCGGGACAGCGCCGGGTGCAGCGACTGCGTCGACCCGGAGACGAGGACGAGGcgtcccgcggcggcgacggactgcAGCGGCAGCCGGCGAGCGAGGAAGGACGGGTGCCAGAgcatgggcggcggcgacggcatcggcggcggggggagcGCGTCCCACCGCCCAGCCAAAGGGTCATAGGCGGCAAACGACACGCCGGCGTCggcatcctcgtcgtcgtcgaggagcGCATACAGCGACAGGAACGGCGGGAACGACGGCGTGTACAtgagccgccgccatggccggcaCACAGCGTGTAGAAGacgcggcgggagcggcgagagGCAGAGCTGCGCCAGGTGGTCCGGCAACCCAGGGAgcagcggctgcggcggcgccgccatgtCGTCGTCCATGAAGGAGGCCGGGCGCAGGCGCTTGTGAATCTGGACCTGGCCGGAGGAGGAAGTGCAGGTAtcagtcgtcgtcgtcgtcgtcggtggcggcggcttgcaGCAGCAGGGGCGCTTGGCCGCGGCCATCATGGGAGCAAGACACTAGTAATATCAGGCACCGGAGCGGGCCGGAGCAGGTTGCTTAGGCGagcacggcggcagcggcagtaTTATATTGGGGGTGTACGCATGTGCGGGGGCGAGGTGGTACAATTAATCCGGAAAGGTGGGGTGCAATGGAGGGGAAGGCGATCAGACCATACCCATAGATATGGGAACTGGAGAGGGCAGCTCCAGCTTGTGTGGTTGCACTGCACGAGTGGTGATCGTAAAGCTAAGCTAACacagctgcagcagcaacacGGCCAGTGAGCAGCGAGCAGCGACGTTTGCCTCGCAATTCCTGCGGCTAAACAGGCAACGCACAGGCCCATGCGGCTAACTTTTGGGCACGTACTGCGTACACATGCTTCAGGGATTCAGGATCACTCGcatcacacacaaaaaaaagtcagagTTGGAAGCTGTAGCGTTTGGTCGTCGCTGCAAAAGGCAAAAGCGGAGAACGCGAGGTTTAGTTGGCGGCCATTTCGTACTTGCTGTTAATTTTTTCCATTATAAAACCAGAGATTGGttataaattaaagaaaaatactgGGAATATTACTCTAAGGACCAAGATAGCATTTATCGATAATTTTCTGTGCATGGTTGGCAAGATTTCTTTCGGAAAGGTGTTTCTTACCAATGGCTTCAAATAGTATGCAGTTCTTGTCTTTGTCAAACCAATCATAGCCTCATTTGTTGCACGGTAAGTGAAACCCTGATGGGTGGTGGCGAGGTGAAAGTGTGGCCGACCATGTCGTCCGTAGGATAATGTGAGGGCCTTTGTGTGCTGTTTGAATCACATTGCGAGGAGCTTTCACCATTTATTTCTACCTTGTGAGATCAAGACATTCAGCTTCAATTATCGTGTATActtctgttccaaaatataaacatgtttAGAGTATTTAACAGATAGTaaagttaagaaaaaacattttgaTGCCTCCTTGTTAAGCGAAGAAGGGTAGTTGAATGGaagacgagaaaaaaaattgatatgatAAATATTAGTACtacttataaatatgaatagtgtttaaagtttgttatattttggaacatattTTAAATCCTACAAGTGATTATGTTTTCGAACCGAAAGAGTACACGTTATTAGTGTATATTGCAACAACTAACTAACTCGTACGTCAGCTCtgattaacaaattaaatggaTAACAAGGCAGTGCAAGCGTATAACGATGGATCCACTTTATGACAACATAAAACGGACTGCACATCAGTTTAACTTGCATGGTCACCATCcaccagaaagaaaaaaatgctgcAAATATAAAGCGATTGAGTTGACGAACTCCAGCTGGCGTGTAGCACGTACACACATACACATTCTcagctggctgctgctgctgcttttcGTTATGTGACTCAAAAGTTGCACGATCGGATCTGCTTGTATCTTGTGTTCTTGCAATTTGGACCTCTTGTTGTGCTATCATGCAGCAATTTTTCAACGCTGGGAAAAGTACACCTAGAATTCCTTAAGTCTGATTTCTTTGACAATCTATGCACTTGACTGTGAATCCAAACTAGTTACGCAGCTGCTGCGTTTTCTTTGGACAGAATACTTGTTGGTTTTTTGCACGCGCttgaatgtattttttataatatttttatataaaagttaattgtcttatatatctaaaatatattttcaactttatagtcgttaattttgtttatactataaaatagttataaaaaatcagataattttttatcttttatgttCATGTAACTAAATACGCAGAATCTCTAACTGCAGAAATAGTTTTGGATTGTCACATTAGCTTTTTGTGTCTCAGTGTATATAGAATCTATAaatgaattataaaatatagaagCCGAAGATATACCAATAAGTAATCCAGAAATAGCCGTAACATCAGCTTCTTTGTACTCGCATCAGCTGGTTACTCACCAGCTTCTTGGTAAGCAGCTATGCaatttattataaacttttttccGCTGAACACAAAAACAATTGGCATGTCACCCTTTGAAAAAACTTCATGGTAAAGTATGAATGTCATTCGAACAGAGATTTAGAAAGCATAGAAACACAATCTGATTCGACATCTCTGAATTCGGATATTCGACAGTGAaatagatcgatcgattgaaaatttaaattttagcttataagcataagcagaagaaaaaagatagagCTGCATGAGAGTCAACGCTTCTTAATTTTCATAGATTATTATAGTTTTCTATTGTACTCGCCCTAAACTCTAAAAAGATATGTGTCCGGAATGTCCCCCCAGTATCTATCTCTAACCACTTCACGTATATAGAGCTCGTACATAGGGATTAAGTTAGATGAAAGAAACTGGTCTTGGTTTTACAATCTTACGAAAATGTTCGGGCATCCAGAGTTGGAGAACGAATTGcactgtaaattatttaagacCAAGCAATTTGGTCTCCATTTCGgttataacaaaatttatttctgACCACTCCACACACTCCATATAGATAGAGCTAGCAGACAGGGGTAGATATCCCAGAAGAATTCATTTTAGGTTTTTGGAATTTTGAAGAATTTCAAAATACAAAACTAGAGATTTACATCAGAATTGGACACTGTAACGAATTTGTTGATCTCGGTCTTTTCAATTCAATCTTTTTGGATTCGGTCTATTTTATCCCTTCATACTTTTGGATGAAAGGAGAAGGTGAAAAGAAGGAACCACGTGAATGTCCAAATTCAGAGAGCACACCTTGCTTTAGATCGGATTTAatatagagttgattttagatttctttcatcgcggtttattttctaattttaacttttagatagctaataatacatatataaatattttattcataaattattttttgtttataaatatatcatttggcttttaaaaaaaagataaacaatcaCCTCAATGTAATAGTTTTAGCTCCATCCATGCTATAAGAAAAATGCATTAAATACATAAGTAAGAGAAAGatatagaagaaaaatagtGTATACAAACTTATTGCTAATATAAATTGATTgctaatataaatttgttagcTCTAATACATGTTTATAGCTATTTGGTTGTactatacatgtttatatacATTAAATCATATGGAATGAATCTAGctaaatccagaaaatcttataatgtaaaatatgAGGAGCATATTACAactagagtttttttttacatccttagtcttaaaaagtatcttgagatatattatattcttgttatcttgaggtacttttcaagAAGGGTAAAAAAGCCCTTAcaactaatttaattatatagacATCACTCAAGTCATTATATCATGAATGCGTTAATTACTCAGACTTTTCTGCCGTGGCCGGGTTGATGAGAAAAAGGAGCAGCCAACCGACGCACCAACGGCCAATGGGGAGCAGTCAATGCGTAAaggcagcagcaagcagcagaTGCACACTTGCAATCAGATTATCTGCTCCTTTTTGGAGGCAGGTGAGGTGAGGACACCACCCATTTATGGAAGACGAGTACACTTGCCTTTTCCAGTGTTTAGTGCACACCCCCCACACTTTCTGCACATGATGGTACAGTAACTACCGTTCCGTTGTCTGCAATAGGCAAAAAGGTCTGCATAATTGTGTGTTGTCGATCAGTGCACTCACACCACCCAATACTATTTGAGTTGAAATCCTCTACCAACCATAATGTGGAATGATACGTGGACGCGTATACTATTTGGACGTGTAAAAAGGAGAATATATGTATCTATTATACTTTCTATCGaaatccttttatttttcttggagCCAAAATTTTCACTCCAAGCAATTAATCAtagaaatttatattcaatcattctatttcataaatatgactttttaaaCAACGAAGAGCATCACTAACAGAATGgttaaatttctaaattccatccatttattttatttttggtatCCTAAATAGAATttgatgtataaaaaaaatatccctcAAGAAAATGGATAAAATTGATCCCATAAGCATAAAAAGGTGGGTCTCTACGTAAGGAAATTTCAACCCGACTTATGAAGACCGACTTTAATAGGGAAGAGTTCTCCAATTCCTGGGAGGATGGTTAGGAGATCTGTTTAGGAGGTATTTTACCtaaaatcttataattttgGGATTTAGAGGAGTTTAGGGAGACTGCTGGGCATGCTCCAAGTAAATAGATTTCCGAAACCTGCATCGAGATCGTGTTTAGTTTCATCCATAATTCTGTTACTTGGCTTGGCTTTCGGTGTTGAATATTCAAACCTTGTGTCCTTCGTAAGTGCTGTAGATTTAGACCATACAACAACCATCCGAAGATACGGAAGGTCACCGACTACCTTGCTACCGCTCAAGCTCCACTGTTACCGACTCCACTGCggattgattttgatgttaaaGGCCCTGTTTAGACACTTTAAAATggcaaatattttatcattttagaGTACTTTTTAgtaaaatggatctaaacactagagtaagaaaatgacaactttgcATTGGCATTTTAGCAGTCTAGAGTagtaaattttatcaaaaagcGCATAGGGATGCggaccacctctcacttttacccaaaaaatggtaacttttgcatgcctctaaacactaagttataaaaatgcaatgccaaaacttttgtcaccaaaacttttatcatttGCCATTTGCTATTCCGAATGGATCTAAACAGACTCTAAGTTGATCATTACAAAATACTTTTAGGTACCAGCAGTAACTCTGAACGCAACGTTAGCTCCACACCCAAAGGCCAAAGGCCATGACGTACGCAATAAAAGGTGTAGCCAGAATGGTACGAAGAGATGGAAGAGGGCAAGTTTGTTTTGGCTACTGAGAACCGAGTAACGCTCGAGTGCCTAGTCGCGCGGGCGCGCAAGCAGTACAAGTGAGTTCAATCCTTGGGATTGTAACTCGCGTGTCGCATCAGAGGATTTTCCTCTCATACATATGCACACCCTAAAATCTTAAGCATGTAGTAGGGACGTGTACATGTGTATGCACGTATGTTATGGTGTAGTTTCGTGTGCGTCTAAAGGTGAATAGCGGCATGCCCACTAGCTCGCACACGGTCACACCACATGACATGCGTGTACGTATTGCGTCACCGCGAAAAAGGCACCGTTCGTccgtatttttttctccaaaccgCGTAGATCAGCATCGTTTGCCGACTATTCCTCTGCCGCTAGTTCTACCTCTTCCgaaagatttatttttaataaaagaatatatataaaagtttatcaacttatttttatatagtttttttaaaattttataatagttaatgtCATCGTGCATACTATtaaactaaataatattttatcttacatcaaataaaataacacaTGCTAATTGATAGTCGTCTCCGATCTTTTTCATGTAACAAAATTTTCGCTCTTGGAAGCCCATGTAGAAGCAGTCAAGCACACGCTTTTGGTAGTAAAGTGCTTGATGCATTGTATGTAACGCTCGACCCACTCGTCGGTCTCACTAGCAAACGTACGTTGTTTCTATTTTAGTTTCCcacatggatatatatatattttttggaatgTCCTTATTTGAGGCTGATAAGTGGACATGATGTGTTAATACGAATATAATAATGCTTAGATTTTAGAAGACATAGTTGTGGGAGAAAAGGTGCATCCAACGTGGCGGATTGGacatatagttttatgataattttgatatgatatttataaaaatataacttacGTACGGGAAGGAAAAGTTAAGAATCAAAGCCACGCATAATAGGTATTGTGCTGACATCGAGTATGGAGGGAATCACATAGTGCATACATTCAGGCTAAATATTGTCGAATTTCCCTGGcctaaaagaagaaaatagactaattctatttttataaagttaatgTCATTCTCTCTACTCTCATGAAGTCACGTCACctcaattattattatttttagtcttagaaTAATACATCATGGGTGTAAATTAAGTCACACCATCTCAATTATGTTTAGCCTTAGAATGCTACATCAAGGGTGTGAATTGCATCTCTTCACATcacctcaattgtttttagccttagagGATAATTCATCAAAAGTataaattgcatctcttctccaaaaaaacacaccatACAACACAACCATTTATAACCtatggataattgataaagacacaaaaaaaatataaacatatgaaaTAAATCATATAGTAGATAAGAAttgtttttagaatttatatttactatattatatattatcacACGGTCTTTCCTCAGTAACGCGTGGTATCCGTCTTGTTATTTTGTTCACGAATCTTCTATCGCTCATCACGTACATTTGTTGCTTAGCTTTGACTTTAAAACTGCCAAAAGAGAAGTGTGTGTCTTCTGTGtaatagagagagaaagctaaaacaaaagaacaaaagcCTTCTTTTCCTTATTTTGGTCATATGAGTTAtgaatttttggcttataaattaGCCAGAGTCCAGAAAATATCAAGCTGTCATACCCTAATAGGCTAATATACAATGCTGATAAAATCTGGTTGCCTAATGAAAGTGATGGGAGCCAAGCAAAGTGtacggaggaggagcagctggGGTAACATGTTGGCAACTTGGTTGGTCCGATGGATCCCTACAGGCGTACAGCTGCCCACGCGCCCGAGAGCGAGAGAACGGAAGAGAGTCGGTGTGACTGAGAAGCCTACGCCCGGTCCCACGACCACACTAAGCTCTTGTTTCGAAAGTGCTTAAAAATTCTGAGAAGCAACTGATAACAAGTAATTTAAagatgatttattttgagtttCTCTGAATTCCATGAGTATGTATTCTTGTAGAATGAAAATCTCAAATGTTTGAATAAGCTAAGGctcgatatatttgcaaacagaaaatagtttataaatgaaaattttatatatgcaatggctaaaaaataaaactttgataaaaaccctaaattaACTCTGAATGTTAGgttagaaaatttaattttttttgtttataaacataatcaaaAGCTAAAAGTTAAAGGTGTAAAACTTTAAAAGAAACCACAACGGCTACGACCTTTCCAAACAATTTTCTctcagattaaaaataaattagaaaagaaagaaacttcTTCGAGGGATGTTCAAGGGGTTGATTCTTTCCAGATTAATAATTTAAGAGGTTGTTGTGCGTCGAAAAGGTAGCTTTTGGCCTTTATGCACGCCCAGGGGCCATCACGCCGCGACTGATTTGATCGTGATTGGTTTATTAGCCAAACACTCACACACACATGCACGCTTAATTAATACTACTACTCCGTTTGATTTGTTTAATTAGTCGATGCGCAACAGTCCATCCGTCGCCTTTTCGCCCCGATCCGTTGGCACATGCCTGCTTGCTTCCTTCGCATCCTTCTCTTCTTCCAACAGTAGAGTTAGAGTACACTGTATCTGGATCCTATAGACCTTGCACCTTGGCTGattattggtttttttttaaacgatatatttataaacgaaaaatattttgtgattataaattttatatacatattcttggtgatctaaaaaagttaaggctcaaaaataactatttaagagactcaaaaatcaactctaaatttaagattaaaaattcaaattttattatataaatataagtagaaatgaaaagatgagttGCAGCTGGCCTATCTGTCACCACCAAGTCTCACGTGCTCCAAATAAACCACCACCACTCGATTGGAGGAGAATAAAATGGAATGGAGCCATTTTGCTTTTCTTGTTAATGATTCTTCCGTAGAAACTGTTAATATTTACATTCAACTGAAAATTTATCAggagttttaaaatatatataggatgAGTATAGTGTGATTATACTATAGCTTgtgttttaattatataaattgcaCATTATTATTGAAAGAATACGAAGACCCTAGGAGGATGCAGGTTCTGGTAGAACATCTTTaagagaatgctaatatttacttttcaaaaatttgtattaggttcatctaaaaaaatattagacataaaaattacacactccTCCAAcataaatgtaaaaaaataacttgtattagaaacatatatttttgccTCAAATTTAGGGTATAAGTGAGCTAATATTAGACAgatgtaaatattaaaaatgtatttagtAACCTATTgtagaatatattttctagtctaactaccaaaatttagttttagggatcaattttagatatatCTTGAGATGCTCTTATCGCCTCTAATTCGgtggctgaaaaataaatctcaAGGCAAGTCTGGTGGTTACAAACTTGAAAGTTCCCCTATTTCtagcaattttattttttgtaggGTATTTTTCTCCCAGAAAAATGAACCACTAGACGGTGCGAGGTTtcatattgaaaatttga contains the following coding sequences:
- the LOC121054751 gene encoding F-box/kelch-repeat protein SKIP25; this translates as MMAAAKRPCCCKPPPPTTTTTTDTCTSSSGQVQIHKRLRPASFMDDDMAAPPQPLLPGLPDHLAQLCLSPLPPRLLHAVCRPWRRLMYTPSFPPFLSLYALLDDDEDADAGVSFAAYDPLAGRWDALPPPPMPSPPPMLWHPSFLARRLPLQSVAAAGRLVLVSGSTQSLHPALSRPLVFDPATPTPRWQLAPRIPLSPRRWCAAGAARGRVFVAGGVGAGYDLAVARSGATWDPAAPSSSSSWEPIPPLRDGRFSRDAAEAVCSGGKVCMVNLRSRGAKEGAVFDLRAGRWEDMPPGMLAGWKGPAAASPPDSGDTIYVVDEEHGALTAYDWATDRWKTVAESERLKGAAEMAVAGGKACVVAPGGAKVLVVDIARPPKVSTARRELPPAPRMWEVAAPAGKRVVAVHVLPRMTRPE